GAACGCTCCGAGGTTTCGCGCACAGCGTTTCCCTTTTTAGGAGGCCGGCGCCTTGTCCTCCCGATGGAAGGGTCAGCGCTCGGAACGGAGCGGAGCACCTCCCTCACACCGCGAGGTGATGGCGGCTCTTCTGGCGGCGGCGCTTGATGATCTTGCGACCGTTCTTCGTCTTCATGCGCTTTCGGAA
The DNA window shown above is from Acidobacteriota bacterium and carries:
- the rpmH gene encoding 50S ribosomal protein L34, whose protein sequence is MSITYRPNNRKRHKKHGFRKRMKTKNGRKIIKRRRQKSRHHLAV